The Denticeps clupeoides chromosome 16, fDenClu1.1, whole genome shotgun sequence DNA segment AGCCCGGTGTCAGAGAGAGTGCGCGATTTCTGACAGCcgaaggaaggaggaagacaAATTTCAACTGCTTTTCAATCGGGACCGTTAGTGTGCTTACTCAAAAATTCACAGGAGTTTGCCACCGATTAATCCCGTTTTTTGGGGACACTGCGCATAGCGGGCAGATATGGACTTCAGCCCGGACAGCCTTCACCCGCAGCCTGGCCGAGGATTCCCTCAAGTCTCGCTGCCGGATTTGGTGTCCATGGGCTCCCCATGTGTGAAGACTCTGATCTTCTCCCCCGCTGCACCCGCGGACGTGCCTTCCCCTGTCACTGAATTGTGCGCGGTTCTGGCGGTTCTCGGAAGGTACAGTTTCTGAACTCTTTAATGAGCCGTTATCCTCGTGTTGTTTGCTAGCTTATCGAATTTGCTTTTCATATAATAGTTAATgcttatttttctctttttagtcAACGTGAACCCCCCAAGCTGAAGATCCCCTCAACGCCCAGTCTACAGGGACGGTCTCAATTTAAAAGAAGGGTGTCACCAGATGAGGGTACACCTGTcagagaaaagaggaggaggatctCAGCTGATACATACATCCCAATGGTGCATGAAGTCAGACCCTCCCAAACTGTAAGTAATATATAACTACTCGGTAATTACAGATCCTTAATCCCTCCCCATAATGGACTCATTTACctctctatttatttattttcttgtctCAGGTTCAAAGATCAAAGCGTTCACTATCATTTTATTCATAGCTGTAATTGTTTGCATGTCAATGTTTGCTACCATGACAGTTTAATGTTTCATACTAAAACAGTTCtgtgtaataattaaaatgacatttaattcttCAGAGTGACTCCAATGTTCCAGTGGGAATGGCCAGTCACTTTACTGCTTCACTAGTGACAGATGAACCAGCTGAAGGTCCTGGATCGGTGAGACATGCTTTGATTCTTTACTGTTTGATTCTTTTGAATCCTCTGTAGATTCTGACTCTATATCTTTGTCCTCCTGGACTGTAGCCTGTGATTCTCTGTCGATCACACGGGCTTTTCCACTCTCCCTCAACAACCAGTCTACAGGGACGGTCTCAATTTAAAAGAAGGGTGCAACCAGATGAGGGTACACCTGTcagagaaaagaggaggaggatctCAGCTGATGCATACATCCCAATGGTGCATGAAGTCAGACCGTCCCAAACTGTAAGTAAAATATAATTACTataactatatatttatttattttcttgtctCAGGTTCAAAGATCAAAGAGTTCACTATAATTTTATTCATAGCTGTGATTGCATGTCAGGGTTTGCTACCATGACAGTTTAATGTTTCATACTCAAACAGTTCtgtgtaataattaaaatgacatttaattcttCAGAGTGACTCCAATGTTCCAGTGGGAATGGCCAGTCCCTTTACTGCTTCACTAGTGACAGATGAACCAGCTGAAGGTCCTGGATCGGTGAGACATGCTTTGATTCTTTACTGTTTGATTCTTTTGAATCCTCTGTAGATTCTGACTCTATATCTTTGTCCTCCTGGACTGTAGCCTGTGATTCTCTGTCGATCACACGGGCTTTTCCACTCTCCCTCAACACCCAGTCTACAGCGACGGTCTGAATTAAAAAGAAGGGTGTCACCAGATGAGAGTCTGCCTGTCAGAGAAAGGAGGACGAGGATCTCAGCTGATGCATACATCCCAATGGTGCATGAAGTCAGACCGTCCCAAACTGTAAGTAAAATATAATTACTataactatatatttatttattttcttgtctCAGGTTCAAAGATCAAAGAGTTCACTATAATTTTATTCATAGCTGTGATTGCATGTCAGGGTTTGCTACCATGACAGTTTAATGTTTCATACTAAAACAGTtctgtgtaataaataaaatgacatttaattcttCAGAGTGACTCCAATGTTCCAGTGGGAATGGCCAGTCACTTTACTGCTCCACTAGTGACTAAAAAAACAGCTGAAGGTCCTGGATCGGTGAGACATGCTTTGATTCTTTACTGTTTGATTCTTTTGGATCCTCTGTAGATTCTGACTCTACATCTTTGTCCTCCTTGACTGTAGCCTGTGATTCGCTCTCGACGACGTGGACTGTTCCGCATTTGATTTCGGATTGAGCAGATACCTCTCAGGAAGAGAGTGAAGCCCAGGATTATCATGAGGCCTTTAAAGAGGACCTTCAGAAATTCTGTCAGAAGAGCCGGACCT contains these protein-coding regions:
- the LOC114766214 gene encoding uncharacterized protein LOC114766214; translation: MDFSPDSLHPQPGRGFPQVSLPDLVSMGSPCVKTLIFSPAAPADVPSPVTELCAVLAVLGSQREPPKLKIPSTPSLQGRSQFKRRVSPDEGTPVREKRRRISADTYIPMVHEVRPSQTSDSNVPVGMASHFTASLVTDEPAEGPGSPVILCRSHGLFHSPSTTSLQGRSQFKRRVQPDEGTPVREKRRRISADAYIPMVHEVRPSQTSDSNVPVGMASPFTASLVTDEPAEGPGSPVILCRSHGLFHSPSTPSLQRRSELKRRVSPDESLPVRERRTRISADAYIPMVHEVRPSQTSDSNVPVGMASHFTAPLVTKKTAEGPGSPVIRSRRRGLFRI